GGAGAGCCAAAAGCAATTGACGGCACGCTTGCAATTATGGTGGGAGGAAATGAACGTATCTTTGAAAGCGTTTCACCAATTCTTCATGTAATGGGAACGGAAGTAACGCTTGTTGGAGACAATGGAAGCGGCGTAACGGCTAAGCTTGCAAACCAAGTAATTGTAAACTTAAATATTGCAGCGATGTCTGAAGCGCTTGTATTAGCAGCCAAAGCGGGCATTGACGTTGAAAAAATGTATCAAGCTATTCGCGGCGGATTAGCAGGAAGCGCTGTATTAGATGCAAAAGTGCCGCTTATTTTAGATCGCAATTTTGTAGCAGGCGGACGCATTGATATTAACTTAAAAGATATGACAAACGTGATGGAAACGGCTCATGACATTGGTGTACCGCTTCCGCTTTCAAGTCAGCTTGTCGAAATTTTCCACGCGTTAAAAGTAGACGGAAAAGCAAGCGATGATCACGGCGGAATTGTACAGTACTATGAAAAATTAGCAAACGTTGAAGTGAAAAAGAAGGTGGAAGCATGATTAAACAACAGGAAAAACGTCTTGTAAGCGATGTGTTTAAAGACATTCCAGCGGTCGATGAAGCACTTGTACAAAAAATGCTTGATGAAGAGCTTCTGACGTTCAATCAAAAAATTATTGTGTTAGATGATGATCCAACGGGTGTTCAAACGGTCAACGGTATTTCCGTATATACAGACTGGAGCAAAGACAGCATCAAGCAAGGATTTTTAGAAGAAAATCCAATGTTTTTTATCTTAACAAATTCACGCGGATTCACCGCTTCTGAAACGGAAAAAGCACATGAAGACATTGCTGCTGCTATTACAGAAGTAGCAGGTAAACTGAATAAAGAGTTTTTAATTATCAGCAGAGGTGATTCGACTCTTCGCGGTCACTA
This sequence is a window from Priestia aryabhattai. Protein-coding genes within it:
- the garR gene encoding 2-hydroxy-3-oxopropionate reductase; amino-acid sequence: MTKRVGFIGLGIMGKPMTLNLLKAGFEVTVYDINKAAVEEVKAAGGFGAESLAEVAVNSDVMITMLPASHHVKSVVLGEEGLIHSAKEGSVIIDMSSISPVASKEIAAELAQKGIHMLDAPVSGGEPKAIDGTLAIMVGGNERIFESVSPILHVMGTEVTLVGDNGSGVTAKLANQVIVNLNIAAMSEALVLAAKAGIDVEKMYQAIRGGLAGSAVLDAKVPLILDRNFVAGGRIDINLKDMTNVMETAHDIGVPLPLSSQLVEIFHALKVDGKASDDHGGIVQYYEKLANVEVKKKVEA